A stretch of Fusarium poae strain DAOMC 252244 chromosome 2, whole genome shotgun sequence DNA encodes these proteins:
- a CDS encoding hypothetical protein (TransMembrane:10 (i136-155o161-180i374-395o407-435i768-789o795-819i831-849o869-885i897-917o937-964i)): MSKLFHRRKGKTDDVEANAGRRASRASKGRAGSIVPDPDLGEYPALDHYISNYREDRRRSVADGSESGKAKKKHWWSFGGGGGDDQEQSTSKTGISEAWLETDIAVGLSSEEVERRRRVTGWNELTSEKENMFAKFLGFFTGPILYVMEVAALLAVGLGDWVDFGVIVGILMLNAFVGFIQEKQAADIVASLKGDIAMRCHVVRDAVEHEIPARELVPGDILIIEEGGTVAADARLICDYTRPEDFEIYKRLRAEDKLDRSDEEDEMADDDGANGDAKHTEETQGHTHGNEPLDHRSRPLAAVDQSSITGESLAVEKYLGDMVYYTTGCKRGKAFGLVQTTAKQSFVGRTADLVQGAKDQGHFKAIMNQIGTSLLVLVMFWILIAWIGGFFHHIGVTAPGSQNLLHYALVLLIVGVPVGLPVVTTTTLAVGAAYLAKQKAIVQKLTAIESLAGVDILCSDKTGTLTANKLSIRDPFVAEGEDVNWMMACAALASSHNLRTLDPIDKVTILTLKRYPEAREILKQGWVTESFTPFDPVSKRITAVCRLGQDKFICAKGAPKAILKLLGPGSEHLSELYREKAQDFARRGFRSLGVAYKKNDGDWVLLGLLSMFDPPREDTAQTIIEAGHLGVPVKMLTGDAIAIAKETCKMLSLGTKVYNSDRLIHGGLSGSVQHDFVERADGFAEVFPEHKYTVVEMLQQRGHLTAMTGDGVNDAPSLKKADCGIAVEGASEAAQAAADIVFLAPGLSTIVLAIKTARQIFARMKSYIQYRIALCLHLEIYLTLSMIILNETIRVDLIVFLALFADLATVAVAYDNAHWEPRPVEWQLPKIWIMSVILGVLLALGTWIIRGTMFLPNGGIVQNFGSVQEILFLEVALTENWLIFVTRGGKTWPSWQLVGAILGVDILATLFALFGWLSGRGEVSSIPDNFKQSSNGWVDIVTVVIIWLYSFGVTVVIAIIYFILNKISWLDNLGRKDRRNKDTKLENILGHLQKLAIEHEVDEKTGKSKFTLAEKANDDDEDI; the protein is encoded by the exons ATGTCGAAGCTCTTCCACCGTCGCAAGGGGAAAACCGACGATGTGGAAGCCAATGCTGGCCGACGAGCTTCTCGCGCCTCCAAAGGCCGAGCTGGCAGCATTGTCCCTGATCCTGACCTTGGCGAGTATCCCGCCCTCGATCACTACATCAGCAACTATCGCGAAGACCGTCGCCGAAGTGTAGCTGATGGCTCTGAAAGCGGGAaagccaagaagaagcattGGTGGAGCTTcggcggcggtggtggtgacgACCAAGAACAATCCACTAGTAAAACTGGTATTTCTGAGGCTTGGCTGGAGACCGACATAGCCGTTGGATTATCCTCTGAAGAAGTCGAGAGGCGCAGAAGGGTCACCGGATGGAACGAATTGACATCTGAAAAGGAAAACATGTTTGCCAAGTTCCTCGGCTTCTTCACTGGTCCTATCCTCTATG TTATGGAAGTCGCTGCTTTGCTCGCTGTAGGCTTGGGTGATTGGGTTGACTTTGGTGTCATTGTTGGAATTTTGATGCTGAACGCCTTTGTAGGCT TCATTCAAGAGAAACAAGCTGCCGATATTGTCGCAAGTCTGAAAGGAGATATCGCAATGCGTTGTCATGTCGTGAGAGATGCTGTTGAGCATGAGATTCCCGCCAGAGAACTGGTCCCTGGCGATATT CTCATTATCGAAGAAGGTGGCACAGTTGCTGCAGACGCTCGACTTATCTGCGACTATACCCGCCCCGAAGACTTTGAGATCTACAAGCGACTCAGAGCCGAAGACAAACTAGATCGGAgcgacgaagaagatgaaatgGCCGATGACGACGGAGCCAATGGAGACGCAAAACATACCGAAGAAACTCAAGGCCATACTCATGGAAATGAGCCCCTGGATCATCGAAGCCGCCCTCTCGCTGCTGTTGACCAGTCTTCAATCACAGGAGAGTCATTGGCTGTTGAGAAATATCTTGGTGATATGGTCTACTATACAACTGGCTGCAAGAGAGGAAAGGCTTTCGGTCTAGTTCAAACAACTGCCAAACAGTCCTTTGTCGGTCGCACAGCAGATCTAGTACAAGGTGCAAAGGACCAAGGACACTTCAAAGCAATAATGAACCAGATAGGTACTAGCCTGCTGGTGTTGGTCATGTTCTGGATATTGATTGCCTGG ATCGGCGGTTTTTTCCACCACATTGGCGTCACGGCTCCTGGCTCGCAGAACCTGCTGCATTACGCTCTTGTTCTCCTCATTGTTGGCGTCCCTGTCGGTTTGCCAGTTGTTACTACAACGACCCTGGCTGTCGGTGCAGCCTACTTGGCCAAGCAGAAGGCGATTGTACAAAAGCTCACAGCTATCGAATCACTCGCTGGAGTCGACATTTTGTGCTCAGACAAGACCGGTACATTGACTGCTAATAAGCTCTCCATCAGAGACCCCTTTGTCGCCGAAGGAGAAGACGTCAATTGGATGATGGCATGCGCAGCCCTTGCCTCGAGTCACAACCTGAGGACACTGGACCCCATCGACAAAGTCACTATCCTTACGCTCAAGCGCTACCCTGAAGCCCGAGAAATCCTCAAGCAGGGCTGGGTAACAGAGTCCTTCACACCATTTGACCCTGTGTCCAAACGAATCACCGCCGTATGCCGACTTGGGCAAGATAAATTTATCTGTGCCAAGGGTGCGCCCAAGGCTATCCTGAAGCTTCTAGGACCTGGATCAGAGCATCTCAGCGAACTCTACAGAGAGAAGGCTCAGGACTTTGCTCGTCGCGGTTTCCGCTCTCTCGGTGTTGCGTACAAGAAGAATGATGGTGATTGGGTTCTTTTGGGACTACTATCCATGTTCGACCCTCCTAGAGAAGATACAGCACAAACGATTATCGAGGCAGGACATCTCGGCGTTCCTGTCAAGATGTTAACAGGAGATGCCATCGCCATCGCCAAGGAGACCTGCAAGATGTTGTCCTTAGGCACCAAGGTGTACAACTCGGATCGTCTGATTCACGGCGGCTTGTCTGGAAGTGTGCAACATGACTTTGTCGAACGCGCAGATGGCTTTGCTGAAGTCTTTCCCGAGCATAAATACACTGTGGTTGAGATGCTTCAACAGAGAGGCCATCTCACCGCCATGACTGGTGATGGTGTTAACGACGCTCCCTCTCTGAAGAAGGCTGATTGTGGTATCGCTGTCGAAGGTGCTTCAGAGGCTGCGCAGGCGGCTGCAGATATCGTCTTCTTGGCACCAGGCTTGAGCACAATCGTACTGGCCATCAAGACAGCCCGTCAGATCTTTGCAAGAATGAAGTCGTACATCC AATATCGTATCGCGCTTTGCCTGCACCTCGAAATCTACCTCACGCTTTCCATGATCATTCTCAACGAGACCATCCGCGTCGACCTGATTGTCTTCCTCGCCCTGTTCGCCGATTTGGCTACTGTAGCTGTGGCTTACGACAATGCGCATTGGGAACCTAGACCTGTAGAATGGCAGCTCCCCAAGATTT GGATCATGAGTGTTATTCTAGGTGTCCTTCTAGCCCTCGGCACATGGATCATTCGAGGAACAATGTTCCTTCCCAACGGCGGAATCGTCCAGAACTTTGGAAGCGTGCAAGAAATCCTCTTCCTCGAAGTCGCTCTCACGGAGAACTGGCTCATCTTTGTCACCCGCGGCGGCAAGACATGGCCATCATGGCAACTCGTCGGGGCCATTCTCGGTGTCGATATCCTAGCTACTCTCTTCGCCCTCTTCGGCTGGTTGTCCGGCAGAGGAGAAGTATCTTCCATTCCAGACAACTTCAAGCAGAGCAGCAACGGCTGGGTTGATATTGTCACTGTTGTCATTATCTGGCTCTACTCTTTCGGTGTCACTGTCGTCATCGCAATCATCTACTTTATCCTTAACAAGATCTCTTGGTTGGATAATCTCGGTAGAAAGGATCGACGCAACAAGGATACCAAGTTGGAGAACATCCTCGGACATTTGCAGAAGCTTGCTATTGAGCACGAGGTGGATGAGAAGACTGGAAAGAGCAAGTTCACACTGGCTGAGAAGGCgaatgacgacgacgaagatatCTAA